In Haliotis asinina isolate JCU_RB_2024 chromosome 15, JCU_Hal_asi_v2, whole genome shotgun sequence, the sequence gtttaaaagaaATTTTCTGTCTCTATCAAAATCATGCATATTAGACTAAGGATTAATCTAAAGATGATCAAGTCAAACTGGTATTTCCACACAGGGACAAACTGTCATTAGCCAACACAGAATTGTTTTTATCCTGCTCCACCTGCTTTGGACTagtgcttaaaggtcacatgcaaccaaaaaatcaaacgtaAATAAAATACTGTTATCACTTATTCAggacataatatacattgctgattgtgaaaaaaacccaaataaacaattataagtgtacaatcgagaatcaaaagtgcaatattttgtacttgggtttacttccccCAAAACGAAGCACCCGGGAGACCGAACCTGATCAGAACAGATGGATGGGCGTTAAAATGTAATGAACTTTTCagtggctggttcatttgctgatatgcagAAGGCGCACTTTGTATATATAGATattggcatttcagaagtttggtgaataataagaaagtaacattttttattgataacaacttttttattgtatatgatgcagcGTTTCAGTATGGCTTCATAATCTGTTGTCAAACAAGATTGATAATGGTATAAACGTCCATGATGTATAtagaaatgttgggttttgtaaatacaagcTCTCAGCATTTCCGTTCAatccaatcaacaaatactgagaaaCATCTATTGTTCTCCAACTTCGACTCAAGCGATAATCCTTGCACacatcacttgctgtgtttttaTGAGTTACCATCCCAGTTCAAGCCTTAAGTACCTAATCACTGCACATGCCCTATGGGTGCAGTGAAGCACAGCTGatgaaaccacttttttccccagcgggaaaattagtgaatagTTTGAACTTTGATTTCGTTGGATTTTTTCATCGCATTATGTTTCTactttataagttgaatttgcatttttgataattacCGAACAGTGTCAGAATCGGGAAAGTTCTTTTGCATTGCATGTTACCTCTAAGGAAACAGTGCTGGTCAGGTGAGGTGGTCAGGTTCCATGATTTGGTTGTGGGTCAACATGCCTTTCTGGTGTATGTCATTGCTCACCATATCGATCACTTCATTGGCTGGTCAAGGGTGAATTCTTTACTGCTGCTCTGGTTCAGATAATTTTGAGAGCAGTATTGATCAGCAGACTCTTGtatgcacacatgcacgcacgcacgcacgcatgcacacatcTGATGACTAGCAGTTCATCATGGTATAatggggcggtggtgtagcctagtgtttaaagtttttgtttgttgcactGAAAATCAGGtgtgattccccacttgggtacaatgtaaaACCCACTTCTGATTTCCTTTGCAGAgatattgctcaaatattgctaaaaggggcataaaactaaacgcatTCATTCTTAGTATGCCACATTGATGCTCTGTCTGTTTCTGCTCTCATATTTTATCCCCTGCAACGCGCTTTGCGGGGGCTGTTAAAATGCGCTCCATCTGTGCACCTTTATATTTTCCGgggcagaactttaaaaccatgtAAAAATCTCTACCAAACTTGGCACGTAGATAGCTCTGCTGGTGAACTTTTGGCAGTTTTGGAATTCTATTGGAATTTTTgtcgtttccatggcaacaagtttaactaagactgaaattggtggttgtgctccTTTCAGCAGCAGAATTTTAAAAACCTATCATTTCTCTCCTTCCACTAGTCTACatacacatcaaaacatttggcatagtcataacttgtagacatatttatGAAGGATAGTTTGCctttgcgggggatattgatgactttgtctccTTTTTGTCCTCTTTTTTCATTCCTGGTGTACAATAACACACTTAGACGAATCCAagtttatgtatgtgtatgtacaatgtttcacCACTTctaagggcggtggggtagccaagtaggtaaggtgtttgcttgtcattccgaaaacacaggttcaattcccaacatgggtagaatgtgtgaagcccatttctagtgtcccccagtgtgatattactggaatattgctaaaagcgacataaaacccaactcacccaCTCCTTCAATGTTTCAGTCCAAGTCATGGCAGAGACGATATTGTGTTCTTGTGGAGCCAAGCAGCAAGTCTCCGGAAATTCATGCATTTGAGAAATTTGAACATTTCCAAAAAAAGAAGGAAGGAAAAGTGATCAGTCTGGATCATGCCAAGGGATTGCATTACCCCAAAAAGAGGAAACTCGGTTTTGATGTGATCACAAAAAAGGACAAGTTCTGTTTTACGGCAGAAAGTAATGAAGACTACATAACCTGGTTGTCTGGTTTAAAGCGATTCTTGAAAGTGGGTGTAGTAGTCGACGGCGACAGTGGAGAAGTGTCAGATGACGACGAAAGTGATAGCCATTGCTACATGGATGACAATATCATATATGAGTCGGCGGATACAAGTATGTTTAAAGATTGGTGACCTACATTTTTAgcatatataaataatattatcCCAGTCCAAGTATATTGGGAACAGtaaaatgttttcttgaaaTATGGTTTTGCAGTGATGtatggaaacaaatatattatatatctgGTATCGCCTAATTTTTTGTGGTGCTGTTTTTTCCTATGCAtcaccagggtccatgggggagacttgtggttaaagcgttctctcatcATGTCAAAGACCTAAATTTGACTTgcatatgagtacaatgtgtgaggcccatttctggtgtcccccactatgatatagctggaatattgctacgagtggtgcaaaactaaactcacaatggaaaacaCATGCAAACTTTAATGGTGTCCAGCCTTAGCTAGATTGCATGATCTCCGGTGTACGAACGCTTAGACTTAGAGCCCCAGACCTCTTGCTGCCATAGGTTTGTCAGACCTCACCTTGCATCACCAGGTATACTGTATGTATCAACCATTGTGTTGTCTAACTCTCACACTGCATCACCAGGGATAATGTATGCATCCACCATGATTTTGTCAGACCTTACGCTGCATCACCACATATAGTACATGTATCACCGATCTTGTTGTCAGACCTCACACTGCATCACCAGGTATACTATATGTATCAACTATCATGTTGTCAGACCTCACACTGCATCACCAGGTGTACTATGTGTATCAATCATTATGATGTCAGACTTCACACTGCATCAACCATCATTTTGTCAGACCTCACGCTATTCACTCTACTCAAGCATGCTATTTGTTTGTTCCAGCTCCGATGTTCAATGTCGTTGTTGAAGAGACAGAAGCTTCAGTAAGATGTGACTTGAAAGGTCCGTACATACTTGCAGTGAACATTCAGAATATAGCATTGGTGGACTGTAACACCAAGAAAGCTGTCTACCAATGGCCATTCAGATACATCCGAAGGTTtggcaaaacaaaaaacaacttcCAGTTTGAGGCTGGCAGGAAGTGCCCATCAGGAGAGGGGGAATTTTCTTTAAGGACTGACCACGGCATTGCGATCTTTGAGACAGTCACTAACACAACTCAAAAGATTCGAAGTCATGGTGATGACACTGTTTTAAGTGCGTCAGGGAAATCCCAAAGCGAGACCAATCAAGGTTCCCGTCTTAGTCAAGGTAGAAGTTATGGCATGGGTGCTGCACCAGTGGAAACGAAAGTGTCCCCAAAGATTACACCAAGAAGTGTTTCAGTAGATCCTGAGAAAAGATCGAGTGTTAAGTCAGGTGGAAATGTAACAGGAATTCCAGAAGGCTTCACTTCACAGTTGAGCCAAGTTATACAGCACAAAAAGGATGGGGAGCATCTAGTTCCAAATGCAAGACGAGGATCAAATTCATCTTCTGAAATACTCTCAGATGATACACAACATGCAAAGAAGGGAGATAAAAAATCAGATGGTGCACAACCTGCAAAGAAGTTGGATAAAAAAGAACTGAAAGCAAAGAAAGAACAGGAACAAAGAGCAAAGAAAGAACAGGAACTGAGGGCAAAGAAGGAGGAACAAGAACAGAAAGCAAAGAAGGAACAGGAATTGAAAGCAAGAAAAGAAGAACAGAAAGCAAAGAAGGAACAAgaacagaagaaaaaaaaacagaaagacAAAAAGGGAGATGCAAAAAAGGGTGAGAGTGAGAAGAAGCCGGTACAGGCAACATTGTCGGCAAACACCCCAAGGTATGAAGAACCAAACCTTCATGCATATGAGGACATAACTGACATAACACCCAGCAGTATCAACCAGTCAGGACCGGAACCATTATATGCTGAAGCAGCAGAAACTTCTGCAAGACCTATACCCAAACCAAAACCAAGAACAGTGGACCAGAAGAAGCTTGCGCAAGACAACTCAGACACTGTTCTATACTCTGAGCCCCAGAAGAAGAAGGATGCTTGGAAGCAGCATGCTCGGGATGATGACAATGTTCATCAAGAGGATTATGACAAAATTAAAGTAGCTGCAAATTCCAGTCCTGGCAACCTGGCCAATGGGACTCCTCTGTTTGTCACCCAAGAGGATGATGAAACTTATGATCACATAGTCCATATGGGCGCTAGGTCTCAAATTGCATCTGCTTCTGAGAATATATACGGAATGGCCTCAGGAAGAACAATTGCTGAGCTTCAGAAAGAAAGAGAAGAGAATGAATATGAGGAGGCTACGTTTAATACCAGTGCAAAGAAGAATGTGTCCACACCAGGTGCTTATGAGGAACCATCGTCGATATCACCATCCCTTCCTCTGCCATCCCAAGTTCCAGACaatgaagaagaagaggaagatgCCTATGCTGCTATTGATTGATACGATTGGGTAGTATCTAATGACATTTCGGAGTGTGATAAGGTCGATTATTTTGGACAGTCACGGGGCTACTGACTAATATAATGGGGTATATTAGAGCTGGATGAAAAGGTTGATAATCAGAAATATAGGAAAAATGATTAATGATTATCAGTATGACAGTAGTGTCATTGATATAATCATTCATAGACTTTTGTCCTAACTGGAACGTtatgacaatatatataatatatgacaATGTATATAATTGGTAAGCTGCTGCAAGAAATTTGTTGGCATAACATGGTATTCTATTGTGGTTAATTATGTACAGATGCTTTACATAACCTTGATAATGCTTGAAATTGTGGACACTGTTTATTGCGGATGTCATAACTAGACACTGATGGGACAGTTTTGGAAGAAGACTTTACAGTCACCCTCAGAGAGACCAGACAGGTGGCACTGGTCTATGGTGTTCTTTATATTTTGGTACAGGGAACCCAGATTCATGTGAACTCTGGAAATAAGTCACGATGATGTCAACATGTTGATATGTAACACAAGATCTGATacatatgattattattatagaTACGGTTaaaactagtggttaaagcattcacgtCTCACTCTGAATCCTCGTGTTTTATTCCCTACATGCgttcaatgtgtaaagcccatttctggtgtccccgccatgatatggttaaaagcggcataaaactaaactcactctctcacacattattattattatgtagcAAGTGGGTACAAGAATATAATTCTTGTCATTCCATGACaagttttcaaatgttttcaactGTCCTGGCCTGAAAGGTCTGAAGCTAGAATTCTTAGTTTGAACAAGTGCAAACACAGACAATTCCGTATCTGGTGTGTGCATCTCAAAAATGGAGCCAGTTCCAAATGGAAATAACAATGCCTACACAATGATGATTGTTTTTTTCAACAATGGTGGTTTTTTTCCAACAAACATAGTGTCTTCTTG encodes:
- the LOC137265350 gene encoding uncharacterized protein DDB_G0286299-like isoform X2 — its product is MSKSWQRRYCVLVEPSSKSPEIHAFEKFEHFQKKKEGKVISLDHAKGLHYPKKRKLGFDVITKKDKFCFTAESNEDYITWLSGLKRFLKVGVVVDGDSGEVSDDDESDSHCYMDDNIIYESADTTPMFNVVVEETEASVRCDLKGPYILAVNIQNIALVDCNTKKAVYQWPFRYIRRFGKTKNNFQFEAGRKCPSGEGEFSLRTDHGIAIFETVTNTTQKIRSHGDDTVLSASGKSQSETNQGSRLSQGRSYGMGAAPVETKVSPKITPRSVSVDPEKRSSVKSGGNVTGIPEGFTSQLSQVIQHKKDGEHLVPNARRGSNSSSEILSDDTQHAKKGDKKSDGAQPAKKLDKKELKAKKEQEQRAKKEQELRAKKEEQEQKAKKEQELKARKEEQKAKKEQEQKKKKQKDKKGDAKKGESEKKPVQATLSANTPRYEEPNLHAYEDITDITPSSINQSGPEPLYAEAAETSARPIPKPKPRTVDQKKLAQDNSDTVLYSEPQKKKDAWKQHARDDDNVHQEDYDKIKVAANSSPGNLANGTPLFVTQEDDETYDHIVHMGARSQIASASENIYGMASGRTIAELQKEREENEYEEATFNTSAKKNVSTPGAYEEPSSISPSLPLPSQVPDNEEEEEDAYAAID
- the LOC137265350 gene encoding uncharacterized protein DDB_G0286299-like isoform X1 encodes the protein MGDKPHCQVAGYLSVHLKGVLWSKSWQRRYCVLVEPSSKSPEIHAFEKFEHFQKKKEGKVISLDHAKGLHYPKKRKLGFDVITKKDKFCFTAESNEDYITWLSGLKRFLKVGVVVDGDSGEVSDDDESDSHCYMDDNIIYESADTTPMFNVVVEETEASVRCDLKGPYILAVNIQNIALVDCNTKKAVYQWPFRYIRRFGKTKNNFQFEAGRKCPSGEGEFSLRTDHGIAIFETVTNTTQKIRSHGDDTVLSASGKSQSETNQGSRLSQGRSYGMGAAPVETKVSPKITPRSVSVDPEKRSSVKSGGNVTGIPEGFTSQLSQVIQHKKDGEHLVPNARRGSNSSSEILSDDTQHAKKGDKKSDGAQPAKKLDKKELKAKKEQEQRAKKEQELRAKKEEQEQKAKKEQELKARKEEQKAKKEQEQKKKKQKDKKGDAKKGESEKKPVQATLSANTPRYEEPNLHAYEDITDITPSSINQSGPEPLYAEAAETSARPIPKPKPRTVDQKKLAQDNSDTVLYSEPQKKKDAWKQHARDDDNVHQEDYDKIKVAANSSPGNLANGTPLFVTQEDDETYDHIVHMGARSQIASASENIYGMASGRTIAELQKEREENEYEEATFNTSAKKNVSTPGAYEEPSSISPSLPLPSQVPDNEEEEEDAYAAID